In the genome of Pseudorasbora parva isolate DD20220531a chromosome 10, ASM2467924v1, whole genome shotgun sequence, one region contains:
- the LOC137091552 gene encoding tudor domain-containing 6, with amino-acid sequence MLFNHLERQDSTKMCSIPGLPEVGSNTTVHISRVTLNPHTILVEFGGNLNNGKESIDVYQQLKKSIEALRKPQQTFEGKLGEVCLVNEDGAWHRARILSKSKPAYKVFLIDDGKLLWASSKVLTKCPHNLCSLPPKVELCILACVSPLCLETAWSQAALEFIRSLCGKNISGCVQDVIMPSRIILLDIPSISKQMYELGFARKVPNEDFKSLVMHSLYLPRIPSMQTNIATTNGQKETANDPDKLHQYLCPELLPGTIEIVTVTQVVHPLKIFCKLHVFSHELKKLSGQLREYYEDAFSPQMPMPLSDGSPCATKGSDGNWYRSLLQQNNISDVVKVFHVDYGIGDFVKLCNIRPLSARFFQLPVVTYACSLHGVIEKGFGWRTDQIDYLKSVVLNQILVGRFEHYSEHECVYYITLYGNDNVNVNNTFGRREQCLSVTERICGDPTLETLNKVKCKYMLDRNVSVHSFHSPDLTRCSNSLEDVTAVRPSKTEENPAVQGLSPNIAAALPLQSDSYVVDLPPQIEVGAKETVRITCVQSVNQFYGHFAQNTETVRKMTKDIQILCRKRPQAKFSISPKMMCLAKYADGQWHRGQIESTYPKILVQFVDYGDLVALDKSDILPFPPKESVIASTPIQAVQFGLFNVTLPETCEINEWFKNYATDCKFTVIVKQNSTGKLSVEMYNEKTNVNLKIKELWKKTKRNLGEGTDKTRTFKESSEGVESRGTRPNSSTASQAHKRTSTKVMKPVVQGTLEQNFQSVTSQTTGHRSSRPALQQQVTYPKLIDLPSRAFDAEYVSDIYVSHCNGPSSFFIQLTSDEDEIFSLLDKLNSAPLSDAQVELNLLQSGDLVRAEYPADGAWYRAVVQSKRDGMVQVQFIDFGNEEKLLHTKIKQLGKQFLCTPRLSIHCTLEDGRRKRDWTQEEILNFKKAAGENGEKRIQCKFIQEGISAWLVRLEHQGVVLEGPLFNAALKSVPQTESQMCCNEDVQLFTFKEPAITQGQIVEAYASSIDGPNYFWCQFKNSEELDKISLLAQEIGNCNQTKPIQPGQLCKGGPCIARFSDQLWYRAQVINTHDNTVSVLFIDYGNESEIDLNYIKSLPAKLLESPPQAFCCQLETLGSVDGTWSDAATDAFFELLVDEPLKVTIRNNVMSSDLPKCPRYCVLVECKGLIVNDLMKDYWCDPKAQACNKVREPVKTKPSVGKDIFGVTSSETIQKGKTPKLNSSSRPSNDNVNPDLKSFESQISQNESKQEERLQNNDGCQLECVAAMTLDQSITNPMSIDDGHTVVPELSAQCLPQVGDLPPRVIEPGTVSEVYVSHIKSLTSFFVQLAMDENTLFTISELLNSPQPSEKDEINAFNVQQGSLVKAMFPEDDSWYRAVVKDTTENGRIQVEFIDFGNETTVSPLEIRKLDERLLSYPRFSVHCSCSVDDRFKTQEMEQIFLFKKIFGDAGENILSCKFIKDDFISWEVQMTPSGSSSDSLSEKWDNLDLNALLAVSKPMKETLQLLFKKPDVSVGQMVEAFASCIVGPNYFWCQFSNSEMLDQITHVAQQYGNSSETQPILLDNLAPGSPCLACFCDDLMWYRAQVINKCTNTISVLFVDFGNESEINEGSVKALPYDLLESPPQAFLCQLEGFDLSSGSCDSVATDIFYELVVDQPLKVTVQCIASALDPNSPPYYVKVESPQCLVNEHMAMFLSNFAQHNQNSAEVIESHEKNTASTSVNQPVSVDKTSVNLSVSTEEDQPVSEDKTSVNLSVSTEENHTNEPHCAAEQLGDKKIKLFITNDELHDVPENKLDDLLGDVIANDPTKTNSVLKIREVCHESDGVPVGSAKPMLLHTEENGKDLEDSDKDILMTPNRSSDWVAGLENQMLPMVCTEDSCDSKCFLK; translated from the exons ATGCTCTTTAACCATTTGGAAAGACAAGATTCAACCAAGATGTGTTCAATTCCTGGTTTGCCAGAAGTTGGATCCAATACGACTGTTCATATCTCAAGAGTCACTTTAAACCCACACACTATCTTAGTGGAATTTGGGGGGAATTTAAACAATGGAAAAGAGTCCATTGATGTATATCAACAACTAAAAAAAAGCATTGAAGCCCTTCGGAAACCACAGCAAACTTTTGAAGGCAAACTTGGAGAAGTATGCTTAGTAAATGAAGATGGAGCGTGGCACAGAGCAAGGATACTTTCAAAATCTAAACCTGCATACAAGGTGTTCCTTATTGATGATGGTAAATTACTTTGGGCCTCAAGCAAAGTTTTGACAAAATGTCCACACAACCTTTGTAGTCTACCTCCCAAAGTAGAGCTTTGTATACTGGCCTGTGTATCACCTCTGTGTCTTGAGACTGCATGGTCTCAGGCCGCTTTAGAGTTCATCAGATCTTTGTGTGGGAAAAACATCTCTGGGTGTGTTCAGGATGTGATAATGCCTTCCAGAATTATTCTCCTTGACATTCCAAGCATATCCAAACAAATGTATGAACTTGGATTTGCTAGAAAGGTGCCTAATGAAGACTTTAAAAGCCTTGTAATGCATTCATTGTATTTGCCAAGAATTCCTTCCATGCAGACAAACATTGCAACTACAAATGGCCAGAAGGAGACTGCCAATGATCCTGACAAGTTGCATCAATACTTGTGTCCAGAGTTGTTGCCTGGAACAATTGAGATTGTAACTGTAACACAAGTTGTTCATCCATTGAAAATCTTCTGCAAACTGCATGTCTTTTCACATGAGCTCAAGAAATTAAGTGGTCAGCTCCGCGAATACTATGAAGATGCATTCTCTCCTCAGATGCCTATGCCGCTGTCTGATGGGTCTCCATGTGCAACCAAAGGAAGTGATGGCAATTGGTATCGATCTTTACTTCAGCAAAACAACATATCTGACGTTGTCAAGGTCTTTCATGTCGATTATGGAATTGGAGATTTTGTTAAACTCTGCAATATCAGACCCTTATCTGCAAGGTTCTTCCAATTACCAGTTGTCACCTATGCATGCTCGCTACATGGTGTCATTGAAAAAGGCTTTGGGTGGAGGACTGATCAGATAGATTATCTGAAGTCTGTTGTACTCAATCAAATCCTTGTTGGAAGATTTGAGCATTACAGTGAGCATGAATGTGTCTATTATATAACTCTTTATGGAAATGACAATGTTAATGTGAACAACACATTTGGTCGTAGAGAGCAGTGTTTGTCAGTGACAGAGAGGATTTGTGGTGACCCAACTCTTGAGACCCTAAACAAAGTGAAATGCAAATATATGCTTGACAGGAATGTGTCTGTACATTCTTTTCATTCACCCGATTTAACCAGATGCTCCAATTCTCTTGAAGATGTCACTGCAGTGAGACcttctaaaactgaagaaaaccCTGCAGTCCAAGGGCTCTCGCCGAATATTGCTGCAGCTctaccccttcagagtgactcATATGTTGTTGATTTACCACCTCAAATTGAAGTTGGCGCAAAGGAGACTGTACGAATAACCTGTGTCCAAAGCGTAAACCAGTTCTATGGCCATTTTGCACAAAATACTGAAACGGTTAGGAAAATGACCAAAGATATTCAAATACTGTGCCGCAAGCGACCACAAGCAAAGTTTTCAATTTCCCCTAAGATGATGTGTCTTGCCAAGTATGCAGATGGGCAGTGGCACAGAGGACAAATTGAATCGACGTATCCAAAAATACTTGTCCAGTTTGTAGACTATGGTGACTTGGTAGCTTTGGATAAATCTGATATTCTGCCATTTCCTCCAAAAGAAAGTGTGATTGCATCCACTCCCATTCAGGCTGTTCAGTTTGGACTTTTTAATGTAACGTTACCTGAGACATGTGAGATTAATGAGTGGTTTAAAAACTACGCTACAGACTGCAAGTTTACTGTAATAGTGAAACAAAATTCCACAGGCAAACTTTCAGTGGAGATgtataatgaaaaaacaaacGTCAACTTAAAAATTAAAGAGCTGTGGAAAAAGACCAAAAGAAACCTCGGCGAGGGAACTGACAAGACTCGTACTTTCAAGGAGTCTTCAGAAGGAGTTGAGTCTAGAGGCACAAGACCTAATTCAAGCACTGCATCACAAGCACATAAGAGAACTTCTACTAAAGTCATGAAACCAGTTGTTCAAGGTACATTGGAACAAAACTTCCAGTCTGTTACTAGTCAAACAACTGGACACCGTAGCAGTAGGCCTGCTTTACAGCAACAAGTGACATATCCTAAGCTCATTGACCTTCCCTCGAGAGCCTTTGATGCGGAATATGTTTCTGACATCTATGTTTCACACTGTAATGGTCCATCAAGTTTCTTTATACAATTGACAAGTGATGAAGATGAAATATTTTCCCTTCTCGACAAACTTAATTCTGCTCCGTTAAGTGATGCACAAGTTGAACTAAACTTGTTGCAGTCAGGTGACCTGGTGAGAGCTGAATATCCTGCTGATGGAGCCTGGTATCGTGCTGTTGTTCAAAGCAAGAGAGATGGCATGGTTCAAGTGCAGTTTATTGATTTTGGGAATGAGGAAAAACTTCTTCACACTAAAATAAAGCAACTTGGCAAGCAGTTCCTTTGCACCCCCAGGCTCAGTATTCATTGCACGCTTGAGGATGGTAGAAGAAAAAGAGATTGGACCCAGGAAGAGATTTTGAATTTCAAAAAGGCAGCAGGTGAAAATGGCGAGAAGAGAATTCAATGCAAGTTTATCCAAGAAGGCATATCTGCTTGGCTTGTCCGTTTAGAACACCAGGGTGTTGTATTGGAAGGGCCTTTGTTTAATGCTGCTCTCAAATCAGTTCCTCAAACTGAATCACAAATGTGCTGCAACGAAGATGTCCAGCTGTTCACATTTAAGGAACCAGCTATAACTCAAGGACAAATTGTAGAAGCATATGCTTCATCTATTGACGGACCAAATTACTTCTGGTGCCAGTTCAAAAACTCTGAGGAACTTGACAAAATCTCCTTGCTTGCACAAGAAATTGGAAACTGTAATCAAACTAAACCAATTCAGCCAGGTCAGTTGTGCAAAGGTGGACCGTGTATAGCACGCTTTTCTGACCAGCTGTGGTACCGTGCACAGGTTATCAATACACATGATAACACGGTCTCTGTTCTGTTTATAGATTATGGAAATGAGTCTGAAATTGATCTGAACTACATTAAGTCCCTGCCTGCCAAGCTCCTGGAAAGCCCACCACAAGCATTTTGTTGTCAATTAGAAACTTTGGGGTCCGTAGATGGCACGTGGAGCGACGCTGCAACTGATGCATTTTTTGAGCTTCTAGTGGATGAACCTTTAAAAGTGACCATTCGGAACAATGTAATGTCCTCTGACCTTCCAAAGTGTCCTCGGTATTGCGTCCTTGTTGAATGCAAGGGGCTTATTGTTAATGATCTTATGAAAGATTACTGGTGTGACCCTAAAGCTCAAGCCTGTAACAAAGTGAGAGAGCCTGTTAAAACAAAACCCTCTGTAGGTAAGGACATTTTTGGAGTAACAAGCTCTGAAACTATTCAGAAAGGTAAAACTCCCAAGCTTAATTCTAGTAGCAGACCATCAAATGATAATGTTAACCCTGACCTTAAAAGCTTTGAGTCACAGATTTCTCAAAATGAATCCAAACAAGAAGAAAGATTACAGAACAATGATGGATGTCAGTTAGAATGTGTTGCAGCCATGACCCTAGATCAAAGCATTACAAACCCAATGTCTATTGACGATGGGCATACTGTGGTTCCTGAACTATCAGCACAGTGTTTACCTCAAGTTGGAGATCTTCCTCCTCGTGTGATAGAACCAGGTACAGTGTCGGAAGTTTATGTTTCGCACATCAAAAGCCTGACAagtttttttgtgcaattgGCAATGGATGAGAATACATTATTCACCATCAGCGAACTATTGAATTCCCCTCAGCCATCTGAGAAAGATGAAATTAATGCGTTCAATGTTCAGCAGGGAAGTTTAGTGAAGGCCATGTTTCCTGAAGATGATTCCTGGTATCGTGCTGTTGTGAAGGACACAACTGAAAATGGCAGGATTCAGGTAGAGTTCATAGATTTTGGAAATGAGACCACTGTATCTCCTCTTGAAATTCGCAAACTTGATGAGCGGCTTTTGTCGTACCCAAGGTTCAGCGTTCACTGCAGTTGTAGTGTAGATGATCGATTCAAGACTCAAGAAATGGAGCAGATATTTCtcttcaaaaaaatatttggtgACGCTGGTGAGAATATTCTGTCTTGCAAGTTTATCAAAGATGATTTCATCAGTTGGGAAGTTCAAATGACTCCCAGTGGCAGCTCATCAGATTCGTTGAGTGAGAAATGGGATAATTTAGACTTGAATGCCTTACTGGCAGTTTCCAAACCTATGAAGGAGACATTACAGCTGCTCTTCAAGAAACCAGATGTATCTGTGGGACAGATGGTAGAAGCTTTTGCATCATGCATTGTTGGACCAAATTATTTCTGGTGCCAGTTTTCAAACTCTGAAATGCTTGACCAAATAACCCATGTTGCCCAACAATATGGAAACTCTAGTGAGACTCAGCCAATTCTGCTGGATAATTTGGCTCCTGGAAGCCCATGCTTGGCTTGTTTCTGCGATGATCTGATGTGGTATCGTGCACAGgttattaataaatgcacaaacACCATTTCTGTCCTATTTGTTGACTTCGGAAATGAGTCGGAAATCAATGAAGGCTCTGTTAAGGCTCTACCTTATGACTTGCTGGAAAGTCCACCTCAAGCTTTTCTTTGTCAGTTAGAAGGATTTGATCTGTCATCCGGATCGTGCGACAGTGTAGCTACTGATATATTCTATGAGCTTGTTGTGGATCAGCCTCTGAAAGTAACTGTGCAGTGCATTGCTAGTGCACTGGACCCTAATAGCCCTCCATATTATGTTAAAGTTGAGTCTCCGCAATGTCTTGTAAATGAGCACATGGCAATGTTTTTGAGTAATTTTGCACAACATAATCAGAACTCTGCAGAGGTGATTGAATCCCATGAGAAAAACACTGCATCAACATCTGTAAATCAACCTGTTTCAGTGGATAAAACAAGTGTGAACCTTTCAGTCTCAACAGAGGAAGATCAACCTGTTTCAGAGGATAAAACAAGCGTGAACCTTTCAGTCTCAACAGAGGAAAATCACACAAATGAACCTCATTGTGCTGCTGAACAACTtggagataaaaaaataaagttgttCATAACAAATGATGAATTGCATGATGTACCTGAAAACAAGTTGGATGATCTGCTTGGAGATGTCATTGCGAATGATCCTACAAAGACCAATTCAGTTTTAAAAATTCGAGAAGTTTGTCATGAATCAGATGGAGTTCCTGTTGGATCAGCTAAGCCAATGCTTCTGCATACTGAGGAAAATGGAAAAGATCTGGAAGATTCTGATAAAG ACATCCTGATGACACCAAACAGAAGTTCGGATTGGGTGGCTGGTTTAGAAAATCAAATGTTACCCATG gtttgcactGAAGACTCATGTGACTCTAAGTGTTTCCTCAAATGA